From the Ctenopharyngodon idella isolate HZGC_01 chromosome 3, HZGC01, whole genome shotgun sequence genome, one window contains:
- the grna gene encoding granulin a isoform X45: MLRLTVGLTLVTLVACLQCPNNEECAAGQSCCQDPTGEFTCCPFHHGECCEDHIHCCPEGMLCNVLDFTCVNATHTLPSVERIPAKQSDFPKSFRMIPSLPASEDDITCPDGSFCPAEFSCLLMASSYGCCPVAQGLVCSDGKHCCPKGHECSADSSSCVKQKEQVETVICGDGKSECPVDTTCCETEDGQWACCPMPKAVCCDDKIHCCPEDSVCDVEGSKCMSSTNQELPMWAKFPARLRAEWEDHKPAEMRAEAKVTTTRQITTAGNQMTTLPGALREHSDVPCNDTKSCPDGSTCCKTKDGGWACCPLPEAVCCDDFIHCCPHGKTCNVAAGSCDDPSGSTPWLEKLPVQRKNVAVTQVFSDVPCDDTSACPDGSTCCKTKDGGWACCPLPEAVCCDDFIHCCPHGKTCNVAAGSCDDPSGSTPWLEKLPVQRKNVAVKQGSSDVPCDDTSACPDGSTCCKTKDGGWACCPLPEAVCCDDFIHCCPHGKTCNVAAGSCDGPSGSTPWLEKLPVQRKNVAVTQGSSDVPCDDTSACPDGSTCCKTKDGGWACCPLPEAVCCDDFIHCCPHGKTCNVAAGSCDDPSGSTPWLEKLPVQRKNVAVKQGSSDVPCDDTSACPDGSTCCKTKDGGWACCPLPEAVCCDDFIHCCPHGKTCNVAAGSCDGPSGSTPWLEKLPVQRKNVAVTQVSSDVPCDDTSACPDGSTCCKTKDGGWACCPLPEAVCCDDFIHCCPHGKTCNVAAGSCDDPSGSSPWLEKVPARPRAGQRSTKNMNCDSSHICPESNTCCKNIDGDWGCCPLPEAVCCRDRFHCCPHGTTCNLVTLTCNGNTTSVPMSVINSSSDKEEQRQHKKVKEEVGKYIRVPCDAHTSCPDHTTCCLIAKTNKWGCCPLPNAVCCTDGEHCCPAHYKCDVSRVSCIKGDVVIPWYNKIAAQSSLTPNSDLSTNKCDEQSSCSTDSTCCRLTTGEWGCCPLPQAVCCPDQQHCCPRGYKCDLRRHSCIKTTWLYVERVPLAHIGVQKPQPSVSGKDIQCGGGYTCQDGQTCCPTSQTTWGCCPSSMAECCDDMKHCCPAGYKCGTGGICTPAVGFDWNNWDSWRVFFSKKKRATTL; this comes from the exons ATGCTGAGACTGACAGTAGGCCTCACTCTGGTGACCCTGGTTGCTTGCTTGCAGTGCCCCAACAACGAAGAGTGTGCGGCAGGCCAGTCATGCTGCCAGGATCCCACTGGAGAGTTCACCTGCTGCCCTTTCCATCAC ggagAGTGTTGTGAGGACCACATACACTGCTGTCCTGAAGGCATGCTATGCAATGTTTTGGACTTCACATGTGTAAACGCCACACATACACTGCCATCGGTGGAGAGGATACCGGCTAAACAGTCAGACTTTCCTAAA TCATTCAGAATGATCCCCTCATTACCTGCAAGTGAAGACGACATCACCTGCCCTGACGGCTCTTTCTGTCCTGCTGAGTTCTCTTGTCTGCTGATGGCTTCATCTTATGGATGTTGTCCAGTAGCACAG GGCCTTGTGTGCTCAGATGGGAAACACTGCTGCCCAAAAGGCCATGAATGCAGTGCAGACAGCAGTTCGTGTGTCAAACAAAAAG AACAAGTTGAGACTGTTATTTGCGGAGATGGGAAGTCAGAGTGTCCTGTGGACACCACGTGTTGTGAGACAGAAGATGGTCAATGGGCGTGCTGCCCCATGCCAAAG GCTGTATGCTGTGATGATAAAATCCACTGTTGCCCAGAGGACAGTGTTTGTGATGTTGAAGGCTCTAAATGCATGTCCTCCACCAATCAGGAGCTGCCCATGTGGGCCAAGTTCCCTGCTCGCCTCAGGGCTGAATGGGAAGATCACAAAC CTGCAGAAATGAGGGCTGAAGCTAAAGTCACTACAACCAGACAAATCACTACTGCTGGAAACCAAATGACTACATTGCCTGGTGCACTCCGAGAGC ACTCTGATGTTCCCTGTAATGACACCAAATCCTGTCCAGATGGAAGCACGTGCTGTAAGACTAAAGATGGAGGATGGGCCTGCTGTCCTCTGCCAGAG GCCGTGTGTTGTGACGACTTCATCCACTGCTGTCCTCATGGCAAGACTTGTAACGTTGCTGCCGGGTCATGTGATGATCCTTCAG GCTCTACACCCTGGCTGGAGAAGCTGCCCGTCCAACGTAAGAATGTGGCTGTTACACAAG TGTTTTCAGATGTTCCCTGTGATGACACCTCGGCCTGTCCAGATGGAAGCACGTGCTGTAAGACTAAAGATGGAGGATGGGCCTGCTGTCCTCTGCCAGAG GCCGTGTGTTGTGACGACTTCATCCACTGCTGTCCTCATGGCAAGACTTGTAACGTTGCTGCCGGGTCATGTGATGATCCTTCAGGCTCTACACCCTGGCTGGAGAAGCTGCCTGTCCAACGTAAGAATGTGGCTGTTAAACAAG GGTCTTCAGATGTTCCCTGTGATGACACCTCGGCCTGTCCAGATGGAAGCACGTGCTGTAAGACTAAAGATGGAGGATGGGCCTGCTGTCCTCTGCCAGAG GCCGTGTGTTGTGACGACTTCATCCACTGCTGTCCTCATGGCAAGACTTGTAACGTTGCTGCCGGGTCATGTGATGGTCCTTCAGGCTCTACACCCTGGCTGGAGAAGCTGCCCGTCCAACGTAAGAATGTGGCTGTTACACAAG GGTCTTCAGATGTTCCCTGTGATGACACCTCGGCCTGTCCAGATGGAAGCACGTGCTGTAAGACTAAAGATGGAGGATGGGCCTGCTGTCCTCTGCCAGAG GCCGTGTGTTGTGACGACTTCATCCACTGCTGTCCTCATGGCAAGACTTGTAACGTTGCTGCCGGGTCATGTGATGATCCTTCAGGCTCTACACCCTGGCTGGAGAAGCTGCCTGTCCAACGTAAGAATGTGGCTGTTAAACAAG GGTCTTCAGATGTTCCCTGTGATGACACCTCGGCCTGTCCAGATGGAAGCACGTGCTGTAAGACTAAAGATGGAGGATGGGCCTGCTGTCCTCTGCCAGAG GCCGTGTGTTGTGACGACTTCATCCACTGCTGTCCTCATGGCAAGACTTGTAACGTTGCTGCCGGGTCATGTGATGGTCCTTCAGGCTCTACACCCTGGCTGGAGAAGCTGCCCGTCCAACGTAAGAATGTGGCTGTTACACAAG TGTCTTCAGATGTTCCCTGTGATGACACCTCGGCCTGTCCAGATGGAAGCACGTGCTGTAAGACTAAAGATGGAGGATGGGCCTGCTGTCCTCTGCCAGAG GCCGTGTGTTGTGACGACTTCATCCACTGCTGTCCTCATGGCAAGACTTGTAACGTTGCTGCCGGGTCATGTGATGATCCTTCAGGCTCTTCGCCCTGGCTGGAGAAGGTGCCTGCTCGCCCTAGAGCAGGTCAAAGGTCAACTAAGAACATGAATTGCGACTCTAGTCACATTTGTCCTGAATCCAACACTTGCTGTAAGAACATCGACGGAGACTGGGGCTGCTGTCCTTTGCCTGAG GCTGTGTGTTGTAGGGATAGATTCCACTGCTGTCCGCACGGCACCACTTGCAACCTTGTAACACTCACCTGTAATGGCAACACCACCTCTGTACCTATGTCAGTCATAAACTCATCCTCAGATAAGGAGGAACAGAGACAGCACAAGAAAGTGAAAGAGGAAGTGGGGAAGTATATCAGGGTTCCATGTGATGCACATACTTCCTGCCCAGATCACACCACTTGCTGTCTTATTGCAAAAACCAACAAATGGGGTTGTTGCCCTCTGCCTAAT GCAGTATGTTGCACAGATGGGGAACACTGTTGTCCGGCTCACTATAAGTGCGATGTGAGCCGTGTGTCTTGCATCAAGGGAGATGTGGTGATCCCCTGGTACAATAAAATTGCTGCTCAAAGTTCACTAACTCCAAACTCGGATCTCAGCACCAATAAGTGCGATGAACAGTCGAGTTGCTCCACAGATTCGACCTGCTGCCGTCTAACCACAGGAGAATGGGGCTGCTGCCCTCTTCCTCAG GCTGTTTGCTGCCCAGACCAGCAGCACTGTTGTCCCAGAGGATACAAGTGTGACTTGCGTAGACACTCCTGCATAAAGACCACCTGGCTGTACGTAGAAAGAGTCCCACTTGCCCACATTGGTGTCCAAAAGCCACAGCCAAGTGTCTCAGGAAAGGACATTCAGTGTGGTGGTGGATATACTTGCCAAGATGGCCAGACCTGTTGTCCAACCTCCCAGACCACTTGGGGCTGTTGCCCGTCTTCTATG GCGGAGTGCTGTGATGATATGAAACACTGCTGCCCTGCTGGATACAAATGTGGCACGGGTGGAATTTGTACTCCAGCTGTAGGCTTTGACTGGAACAACTGGGACAGCTGGAGGGTGTTCTTCTCCAAAAAGAAACGAGCTACAACTCTATAA
- the grna gene encoding granulin a isoform X47 produces the protein MLRLTVGLTLVTLVACLQCPNNEECAAGQSCCQDPTGEFTCCPFHHGECCEDHIHCCPEGMLCNVLDFTCVNATHTLPSVERIPAKQSDFPKSFRMIPSLPASEDDITCPDGSFCPAEFSCLLMASSYGCCPVAQGLVCSDGKHCCPKGHECSADSSSCVKQKEQVETVICGDGKSECPVDTTCCETEDGQWACCPMPKAVCCDDKIHCCPEDSVCDVEGSKCMSSTNQELPMWAKFPARLRAEWEDHKPAEMRAEAKVTTTRQITTAGNQMTTLPGALREHSDVPCNDTKSCPDGSTCCKTKDGGWACCPLPEAVCCDDFIHCCPHGKTCNVAAGSCDDPSGSTPWLEKLPVQSKNVAVKQGSSDVPCNDTSACPDGSTCCKTKDGGWACCPLPEAVCCDDFIHCCPHGKTCNVAAGSCDDPSGSTPWLEKLPVQRKNVAVTQVSSDVPCNDTSACPDGSTCCKTKDGGWACCPLPEAVCCDDFIHCCPHGKTCNVAAGSCDGPSGSTPWLEKLPVQRKNVAVTQGSSDVPCDDTSACPDGSTCCKTKDGGWACCPLPEAVCCDDFIHCCPHGKTCNVAAGSCDDPSGSTPWLEKLPVQRKNVAVKQGSSDVPCDDTSACPDGSTCCKTKDGGWACCPLPEAVCCDDFIHCCPHGKTCNVAAGSCDGPSGSTPWLEKLPVQRKNVAVTQVSSDVPCDDTSACPDGSTCCKTKDGGWACCPLPEAVCCDDFIHCCPHGKTCNVAAGSCDDPSGSSPWLEKVPARPRAGQRSTKNMNCDSSHICPESNTCCKNIDGDWGCCPLPEAVCCRDRFHCCPHGTTCNLVTLTCNGNTTSVPMSVINSSSDKEEQRQHKKVKEEVGKYIRVPCDAHTSCPDHTTCCLIAKTNKWGCCPLPNAVCCTDGEHCCPAHYKCDVSRVSCIKGDVVIPWYNKIAAQSSLTPNSDLSTNKCDEQSSCSTDSTCCRLTTGEWGCCPLPQAVCCPDQQHCCPRGYKCDLRRHSCIKTTWLYVERVPLAHIGVQKPQPSVSGKDIQCGGGYTCQDGQTCCPTSQTTWGCCPSSMAECCDDMKHCCPAGYKCGTGGICTPAVGFDWNNWDSWRVFFSKKKRATTL, from the exons ATGCTGAGACTGACAGTAGGCCTCACTCTGGTGACCCTGGTTGCTTGCTTGCAGTGCCCCAACAACGAAGAGTGTGCGGCAGGCCAGTCATGCTGCCAGGATCCCACTGGAGAGTTCACCTGCTGCCCTTTCCATCAC ggagAGTGTTGTGAGGACCACATACACTGCTGTCCTGAAGGCATGCTATGCAATGTTTTGGACTTCACATGTGTAAACGCCACACATACACTGCCATCGGTGGAGAGGATACCGGCTAAACAGTCAGACTTTCCTAAA TCATTCAGAATGATCCCCTCATTACCTGCAAGTGAAGACGACATCACCTGCCCTGACGGCTCTTTCTGTCCTGCTGAGTTCTCTTGTCTGCTGATGGCTTCATCTTATGGATGTTGTCCAGTAGCACAG GGCCTTGTGTGCTCAGATGGGAAACACTGCTGCCCAAAAGGCCATGAATGCAGTGCAGACAGCAGTTCGTGTGTCAAACAAAAAG AACAAGTTGAGACTGTTATTTGCGGAGATGGGAAGTCAGAGTGTCCTGTGGACACCACGTGTTGTGAGACAGAAGATGGTCAATGGGCGTGCTGCCCCATGCCAAAG GCTGTATGCTGTGATGATAAAATCCACTGTTGCCCAGAGGACAGTGTTTGTGATGTTGAAGGCTCTAAATGCATGTCCTCCACCAATCAGGAGCTGCCCATGTGGGCCAAGTTCCCTGCTCGCCTCAGGGCTGAATGGGAAGATCACAAAC CTGCAGAAATGAGGGCTGAAGCTAAAGTCACTACAACCAGACAAATCACTACTGCTGGAAACCAAATGACTACATTGCCTGGTGCACTCCGAGAGC ACTCTGATGTTCCCTGTAATGACACCAAATCCTGTCCAGATGGAAGCACGTGCTGTAAGACTAAAGATGGAGGATGGGCCTGCTGTCCTCTGCCAGAG GCCGTGTGTTGTGACGACTTCATCCACTGCTGTCCTCATGGCAAGACTTGTAACGTTGCTGCCGGGTCATGTGATGATCCTTCAGGTTCTACACCCTGGCTGGAGAAGCTGCCCGTCCAAAGTAAGAATGTGGCTGTTAAACAAG GGTCTTCAGATGTTCCCTGTAATGACACCTCGGCCTGTCCAGATGGAAGCACGTGCTGTAAGACTAAAGATGGAGGATGGGCCTGCTGTCCTCTGCCAGAG GCCGTGTGTTGTGACGACTTCATCCACTGCTGTCCTCATGGCAAGACTTGTAACGTTGCTGCTGGGTCATGTGATGATCCTTCAGGCTCTACACCCTGGCTGGAGAAGCTGCCCGTCCAACGTAAGAACGTGGCTGTTACACAAG TGTCTTCAGATGTTCCCTGTAATGACACCTCGGCCTGTCCAGATGGAAGCACATGCTGTAAGACTAAAGATGGAGGATGGGCCTGCTGTCCTCTGCCAGAG GCCGTGTGTTGTGACGACTTCATCCACTGCTGTCCTCATGGCAAGACTTGTAACGTTGCTGCCGGGTCATGTGATGGTCCTTCAGGCTCTACACCCTGGCTGGAGAAGCTGCCCGTCCAACGTAAGAATGTGGCTGTTACACAAG GGTCTTCAGATGTTCCCTGTGATGACACCTCGGCCTGTCCAGATGGAAGCACGTGCTGTAAGACTAAAGATGGAGGATGGGCCTGCTGTCCTCTGCCAGAG GCCGTGTGTTGTGACGACTTCATCCACTGCTGTCCTCATGGCAAGACTTGTAACGTTGCTGCCGGGTCATGTGATGATCCTTCAGGCTCTACACCCTGGCTGGAGAAGCTGCCTGTCCAACGTAAGAATGTGGCTGTTAAACAAG GGTCTTCAGATGTTCCCTGTGATGACACCTCGGCCTGTCCAGATGGAAGCACGTGCTGTAAGACTAAAGATGGAGGATGGGCCTGCTGTCCTCTGCCAGAG GCCGTGTGTTGTGACGACTTCATCCACTGCTGTCCTCATGGCAAGACTTGTAACGTTGCTGCCGGGTCATGTGATGGTCCTTCAGGCTCTACACCCTGGCTGGAGAAGCTGCCCGTCCAACGTAAGAATGTGGCTGTTACACAAG TGTCTTCAGATGTTCCCTGTGATGACACCTCGGCCTGTCCAGATGGAAGCACGTGCTGTAAGACTAAAGATGGAGGATGGGCCTGCTGTCCTCTGCCAGAG GCCGTGTGTTGTGACGACTTCATCCACTGCTGTCCTCATGGCAAGACTTGTAACGTTGCTGCCGGGTCATGTGATGATCCTTCAGGCTCTTCGCCCTGGCTGGAGAAGGTGCCTGCTCGCCCTAGAGCAGGTCAAAGGTCAACTAAGAACATGAATTGCGACTCTAGTCACATTTGTCCTGAATCCAACACTTGCTGTAAGAACATCGACGGAGACTGGGGCTGCTGTCCTTTGCCTGAG GCTGTGTGTTGTAGGGATAGATTCCACTGCTGTCCGCACGGCACCACTTGCAACCTTGTAACACTCACCTGTAATGGCAACACCACCTCTGTACCTATGTCAGTCATAAACTCATCCTCAGATAAGGAGGAACAGAGACAGCACAAGAAAGTGAAAGAGGAAGTGGGGAAGTATATCAGGGTTCCATGTGATGCACATACTTCCTGCCCAGATCACACCACTTGCTGTCTTATTGCAAAAACCAACAAATGGGGTTGTTGCCCTCTGCCTAAT GCAGTATGTTGCACAGATGGGGAACACTGTTGTCCGGCTCACTATAAGTGCGATGTGAGCCGTGTGTCTTGCATCAAGGGAGATGTGGTGATCCCCTGGTACAATAAAATTGCTGCTCAAAGTTCACTAACTCCAAACTCGGATCTCAGCACCAATAAGTGCGATGAACAGTCGAGTTGCTCCACAGATTCGACCTGCTGCCGTCTAACCACAGGAGAATGGGGCTGCTGCCCTCTTCCTCAG GCTGTTTGCTGCCCAGACCAGCAGCACTGTTGTCCCAGAGGATACAAGTGTGACTTGCGTAGACACTCCTGCATAAAGACCACCTGGCTGTACGTAGAAAGAGTCCCACTTGCCCACATTGGTGTCCAAAAGCCACAGCCAAGTGTCTCAGGAAAGGACATTCAGTGTGGTGGTGGATATACTTGCCAAGATGGCCAGACCTGTTGTCCAACCTCCCAGACCACTTGGGGCTGTTGCCCGTCTTCTATG GCGGAGTGCTGTGATGATATGAAACACTGCTGCCCTGCTGGATACAAATGTGGCACGGGTGGAATTTGTACTCCAGCTGTAGGCTTTGACTGGAACAACTGGGACAGCTGGAGGGTGTTCTTCTCCAAAAAGAAACGAGCTACAACTCTATAA
- the grna gene encoding granulin a isoform X14 — translation MLRLTVGLTLVTLVACLQCPNNEECAAGQSCCQDPTGEFTCCPFHHGECCEDHIHCCPEGMLCNVLDFTCVNATHTLPSVERIPAKQSDFPKSFRMIPSLPASEDDITCPDGSFCPAEFSCLLMASSYGCCPVAQGLVCSDGKHCCPKGHECSADSSSCVKQKEQVETVICGDGKSECPVDTTCCETEDGQWACCPMPKAVCCDDKIHCCPEDSVCDVEGSKCMSSTNQELPMWAKFPARLRAEWEDHKPAEMRAEAKVTTTRQITTAGNQMTTLPGALREHSDVPCNDTKSCPDGSTCCKTKDGGWACCPLPEAVCCDDFIHCCPHGKTCNVAAGSCDDPSGSTPWLEKLPVQSKNVAVKQGSSDVPCNDTSACPDGSTCCKTKDGGWACCPLPEAVCCDDFIHCCPHGKTCNVAAGSCDDPSGSTPWLEKLPVQRKNVAVTQVSSDVPCNDTSACPDGSTCCKTKDGGWACCPLPEAVCCEDFTHCCPHGKICNVAAGTCEDPSCSGVPWVKQVPVQPVISQNVTDKKNSDVPCNDTKSCPDGSTCCKTKDGGWACCPLPEAVCCDDFIHCCPHGKTCNVAAGSCDDPSGSTPWLEKLPVQRKNVAVKQGSSDVPCDDTSACPDGSTCCKTKDGGWACCPLPEAVCCDDFIHCCPHGKTCNVAAGSCDGPSGSTPWLEKLPVQRKNVAVTQGSSDVPCDDTSACPDGSTCCKTKDGGWACCPLPEAVCCDDFIHCCPHGKTCNVAAGSCDDPSGSTPWLEKLPVQRKNVAVKQGSSDVPCDDTSACPDGSTCCKTKDGGWACCPLPEAVCCDDFIHCCPHGKTCNVAAGSCDGPSGSTPWLEKLPVQRKNVAVTQVSSDVPCDDTSACPDGSTCCKTKDGGWACCPLPEAVCCDDFIHCCPHGKTCNVAAGSCDDPSGSSPWLEKVPARPRAGQRSTKNMNCDSSHICPESNTCCKNIDGDWGCCPLPEAVCCRDRFHCCPHGTTCNLVTLTCNGNTTSVPMSVINSSSDKEEQRQHKKVKEEVGKYIRVPCDAHTSCPDHTTCCLIAKTNKWGCCPLPNAVCCTDGEHCCPAHYKCDVSRVSCIKGDVVIPWYNKIAAQSSLTPNSDLSTNKCDEQSSCSTDSTCCRLTTGEWGCCPLPQAVCCPDQQHCCPRGYKCDLRRHSCIKTTWLYVERVPLAHIGVQKPQPSVSGKDIQCGGGYTCQDGQTCCPTSQTTWGCCPSSMAECCDDMKHCCPAGYKCGTGGICTPAVGFDWNNWDSWRVFFSKKKRATTL, via the exons ATGCTGAGACTGACAGTAGGCCTCACTCTGGTGACCCTGGTTGCTTGCTTGCAGTGCCCCAACAACGAAGAGTGTGCGGCAGGCCAGTCATGCTGCCAGGATCCCACTGGAGAGTTCACCTGCTGCCCTTTCCATCAC ggagAGTGTTGTGAGGACCACATACACTGCTGTCCTGAAGGCATGCTATGCAATGTTTTGGACTTCACATGTGTAAACGCCACACATACACTGCCATCGGTGGAGAGGATACCGGCTAAACAGTCAGACTTTCCTAAA TCATTCAGAATGATCCCCTCATTACCTGCAAGTGAAGACGACATCACCTGCCCTGACGGCTCTTTCTGTCCTGCTGAGTTCTCTTGTCTGCTGATGGCTTCATCTTATGGATGTTGTCCAGTAGCACAG GGCCTTGTGTGCTCAGATGGGAAACACTGCTGCCCAAAAGGCCATGAATGCAGTGCAGACAGCAGTTCGTGTGTCAAACAAAAAG AACAAGTTGAGACTGTTATTTGCGGAGATGGGAAGTCAGAGTGTCCTGTGGACACCACGTGTTGTGAGACAGAAGATGGTCAATGGGCGTGCTGCCCCATGCCAAAG GCTGTATGCTGTGATGATAAAATCCACTGTTGCCCAGAGGACAGTGTTTGTGATGTTGAAGGCTCTAAATGCATGTCCTCCACCAATCAGGAGCTGCCCATGTGGGCCAAGTTCCCTGCTCGCCTCAGGGCTGAATGGGAAGATCACAAAC CTGCAGAAATGAGGGCTGAAGCTAAAGTCACTACAACCAGACAAATCACTACTGCTGGAAACCAAATGACTACATTGCCTGGTGCACTCCGAGAGC ACTCTGATGTTCCCTGTAATGACACCAAATCCTGTCCAGATGGAAGCACGTGCTGTAAGACTAAAGATGGAGGATGGGCCTGCTGTCCTCTGCCAGAG GCCGTGTGTTGTGACGACTTCATCCACTGCTGTCCTCATGGCAAGACTTGTAACGTTGCTGCCGGGTCATGTGATGATCCTTCAGGTTCTACACCCTGGCTGGAGAAGCTGCCCGTCCAAAGTAAGAATGTGGCTGTTAAACAAG GGTCTTCAGATGTTCCCTGTAATGACACCTCGGCCTGTCCAGATGGAAGCACGTGCTGTAAGACTAAAGATGGAGGATGGGCCTGCTGTCCTCTGCCAGAG GCCGTGTGTTGTGACGACTTCATCCACTGCTGTCCTCATGGCAAGACTTGTAACGTTGCTGCTGGGTCATGTGATGATCCTTCAGGCTCTACACCCTGGCTGGAGAAGCTGCCCGTCCAACGTAAGAACGTGGCTGTTACACAAG TGTCTTCAGATGTTCCCTGTAATGACACCTCGGCCTGTCCAGATGGAAGCACATGCTGTAAGACTAAAGATGGAGGATGGGCCTGCTGTCCTCTGCCAGAG GCCGTGTGTTGTGAGGACTTCACCCACTGCTGTCCTCATGGTAAGatatgtaatgttgctgctggGACATGTGAAGACCCTTCATGTTCAGGTGTGCCCTGGGTGAAGCAGGTGCCCGTCCAACCAGTCATCAGTCAGAATGTGACTGACAAAAAAA acTCTGATGTTCCCTGTAATGACACCAAATCCTGTCCAGATGGAAGCACGTGCTGTAAGACTAAAGATGGAGGATGGGCCTGCTGTCCTCTGCCAGAG GCCGTGTGTTGTGACGACTTCATCCACTGCTGTCCTCATGGCAAGACTTGTAACGTTGCTGCCGGGTCATGTGATGATCCTTCAGGCTCTACACCCTGGCTGGAGAAGCTGCCTGTCCAACGTAAGAATGTGGCTGTTAAACAAG GGTCTTCAGATGTTCCCTGTGATGACACCTCGGCCTGTCCAGATGGAAGCACGTGCTGTAAGACTAAAGATGGAGGATGGGCCTGCTGTCCTCTGCCAGAG GCCGTGTGTTGTGACGACTTCATCCACTGCTGTCCTCATGGCAAGACTTGTAACGTTGCTGCCGGGTCATGTGATGGTCCTTCAGGCTCTACACCCTGGCTGGAGAAGCTGCCCGTCCAACGTAAGAATGTGGCTGTTACACAAG GGTCTTCAGATGTTCCCTGTGATGACACCTCGGCCTGTCCAGATGGAAGCACGTGCTGTAAGACTAAAGATGGAGGATGGGCCTGCTGTCCTCTGCCAGAG GCCGTGTGTTGTGACGACTTCATCCACTGCTGTCCTCATGGCAAGACTTGTAACGTTGCTGCCGGGTCATGTGATGATCCTTCAGGCTCTACACCCTGGCTGGAGAAGCTGCCTGTCCAACGTAAGAATGTGGCTGTTAAACAAG GGTCTTCAGATGTTCCCTGTGATGACACCTCGGCCTGTCCAGATGGAAGCACGTGCTGTAAGACTAAAGATGGAGGATGGGCCTGCTGTCCTCTGCCAGAG GCCGTGTGTTGTGACGACTTCATCCACTGCTGTCCTCATGGCAAGACTTGTAACGTTGCTGCCGGGTCATGTGATGGTCCTTCAGGCTCTACACCCTGGCTGGAGAAGCTGCCCGTCCAACGTAAGAATGTGGCTGTTACACAAG TGTCTTCAGATGTTCCCTGTGATGACACCTCGGCCTGTCCAGATGGAAGCACGTGCTGTAAGACTAAAGATGGAGGATGGGCCTGCTGTCCTCTGCCAGAG GCCGTGTGTTGTGACGACTTCATCCACTGCTGTCCTCATGGCAAGACTTGTAACGTTGCTGCCGGGTCATGTGATGATCCTTCAGGCTCTTCGCCCTGGCTGGAGAAGGTGCCTGCTCGCCCTAGAGCAGGTCAAAGGTCAACTAAGAACATGAATTGCGACTCTAGTCACATTTGTCCTGAATCCAACACTTGCTGTAAGAACATCGACGGAGACTGGGGCTGCTGTCCTTTGCCTGAG GCTGTGTGTTGTAGGGATAGATTCCACTGCTGTCCGCACGGCACCACTTGCAACCTTGTAACACTCACCTGTAATGGCAACACCACCTCTGTACCTATGTCAGTCATAAACTCATCCTCAGATAAGGAGGAACAGAGACAGCACAAGAAAGTGAAAGAGGAAGTGGGGAAGTATATCAGGGTTCCATGTGATGCACATACTTCCTGCCCAGATCACACCACTTGCTGTCTTATTGCAAAAACCAACAAATGGGGTTGTTGCCCTCTGCCTAAT GCAGTATGTTGCACAGATGGGGAACACTGTTGTCCGGCTCACTATAAGTGCGATGTGAGCCGTGTGTCTTGCATCAAGGGAGATGTGGTGATCCCCTGGTACAATAAAATTGCTGCTCAAAGTTCACTAACTCCAAACTCGGATCTCAGCACCAATAAGTGCGATGAACAGTCGAGTTGCTCCACAGATTCGACCTGCTGCCGTCTAACCACAGGAGAATGGGGCTGCTGCCCTCTTCCTCAG GCTGTTTGCTGCCCAGACCAGCAGCACTGTTGTCCCAGAGGATACAAGTGTGACTTGCGTAGACACTCCTGCATAAAGACCACCTGGCTGTACGTAGAAAGAGTCCCACTTGCCCACATTGGTGTCCAAAAGCCACAGCCAAGTGTCTCAGGAAAGGACATTCAGTGTGGTGGTGGATATACTTGCCAAGATGGCCAGACCTGTTGTCCAACCTCCCAGACCACTTGGGGCTGTTGCCCGTCTTCTATG GCGGAGTGCTGTGATGATATGAAACACTGCTGCCCTGCTGGATACAAATGTGGCACGGGTGGAATTTGTACTCCAGCTGTAGGCTTTGACTGGAACAACTGGGACAGCTGGAGGGTGTTCTTCTCCAAAAAGAAACGAGCTACAACTCTATAA